The following proteins are co-located in the Zonotrichia leucophrys gambelii isolate GWCS_2022_RI unplaced genomic scaffold, RI_Zleu_2.0 Scaffold_1036_17169, whole genome shotgun sequence genome:
- the LOC135442082 gene encoding zinc finger protein 391-like, translated as MLEGLQYRSTLVTHQRIHTGERPYECPQCQKRFQISSDLLRHQRIHTDERPFCYPDYGKGFKRISHLIIHQRIHTGERPYECPLCGKRFQTSSNLRMHEWSHTEERPFHCPDCGKGFKHNFTLIRHRCIHTGERPYECSQCGKSFTQNSDLTMYQQRHQ; from the coding sequence ATGTTGGAAGGGCTGCAGTACAGATCCACCCTTGTGACCCACCAACGCATTCACacaggggagaggccctatgagtgtccccagtgtcagaagaggtttcagatcAGCTCCGATCTCCTCAGGCACCAGCGGATTCACACGGATGAGAGGCCCTTCTGCTACCCTGACtatgggaagggcttcaagcgcaTCTCCCACCTCATCATccaccagcgcatccacactggggagaggccctacgagtgtcccctgtgtgggaagaggtttcagaccagctcaaATCTCCGTATGCATGAGTGGAGTCACACTGAGGAGAGGCCATTCCactgccctgactgtgggaagggcttcaagcacaacttCACCCTCATCAGGCACCGgtgcatccacactggggagaggccctacgagtgttcccagtgtgggaagagcttcacccagaACTCTGACTTGACCATGTACCAGCAGAGGCACcagtaa